One stretch of Xanthomonas sp. DAR 35659 DNA includes these proteins:
- a CDS encoding glucokinase family protein, which produces MSASSSPLGAAASRAEPFIAADVGGTHVRIGLVARGDATDTAPVKLLDYRKYRCADYPGLAEIIGEFLSGVSGPAPTRGVIASAGYALEDGRVITTNLPWSLSPPEIRERLGLQALHLVNDFEAVAYAAASMDASEVLHLTGPRTAQRGPALVIGPGTGLGAAVWIPANGGAVVLATEAGHAALAFGSELEMAIAQRLLRTRSYVPVEHLLSGPGLLNLYHVVCELRDAAPAHATPSDITAAALAGHDALAREALAAFCGLLGSVVGDMALMYGIQSGIYLAGGFLPQIGEFLLASDFVARYLNKGAMRPALEQIPVKLVEHGQLGVIGAANWFLQQPR; this is translated from the coding sequence GTGTCTGCAAGCAGTTCGCCACTAGGAGCGGCCGCCTCGCGCGCCGAGCCGTTCATCGCTGCCGATGTCGGCGGCACGCATGTCCGTATCGGCTTGGTGGCGCGTGGGGACGCGACCGACACGGCGCCGGTCAAGCTGCTGGACTATCGCAAGTACCGCTGCGCCGACTACCCGGGGCTGGCCGAGATCATCGGCGAGTTCCTGTCCGGGGTGAGCGGTCCGGCGCCCACCCGCGGGGTGATCGCCAGTGCCGGCTACGCGCTGGAGGACGGTCGCGTGATCACCACCAACCTGCCGTGGAGCCTGTCGCCGCCGGAGATCCGTGAGCGCTTGGGCCTGCAGGCGTTGCATCTGGTCAACGATTTCGAGGCGGTGGCCTACGCGGCGGCGTCGATGGACGCCAGCGAGGTGCTGCACCTGACCGGCCCGCGCACGGCGCAGCGCGGCCCGGCGCTGGTGATCGGTCCGGGCACGGGGCTCGGCGCGGCGGTGTGGATCCCGGCCAACGGCGGTGCCGTGGTGCTGGCGACCGAAGCCGGCCATGCCGCCTTGGCGTTCGGCAGCGAGCTGGAGATGGCCATCGCGCAGCGGCTGTTGCGCACGCGCAGCTACGTGCCGGTCGAGCACCTGCTGTCCGGTCCCGGGCTGCTCAATCTCTATCACGTGGTATGCGAACTGCGCGACGCCGCGCCGGCGCACGCCACGCCCAGCGACATCACCGCGGCCGCACTGGCCGGCCACGACGCGCTGGCGCGCGAGGCGCTGGCGGCCTTCTGCGGCCTGCTCGGCAGCGTGGTCGGCGACATGGCGCTGATGTACGGCATCCAGAGCGGCATCTACCTGGCCGGCGGGTTCCTGCCGCAGATCGGCGAGTTCCTGCTCGCCAGCGACTTCGTCGCGCGTTACTTGAACAAGGGCGCGATGCGCCCGGCGCTGGAGCAGATCCCGGTGAAGCTGGTGGAGCACGGCCAGCTCGGTGTGATCGGCGCGGCCAACTGGTTCCTGCAGCAGCCCCGATAG
- a CDS encoding TonB-dependent receptor: MNRIRLAPLAFAVACALAAPAGALAQQTPVQQGDGTTPPENAPGTTAQAPAVQELDAVKVTGYRASLQQALNVKRNADAIVDAISAEDVGKFPAANVAESLSHLPGVSVDRQFGEGEKVSILGTDPALNRVLLNGQSIASTSWGGDPNNPDSRSFNYSLLAPEVIGSAEVYKSPQASIDEGSLGGTVILHTRKPLELDSNLLTGSVSYGYNDRSKDGKPNASLLYNWKNDAGTLGVLGSVMHSERVLRRDGVEIFGYSDIQGAGFPDAVAAGKQGVYPTAINSALFTQTRKRDGVTAALQWKPNDAFELTYTGLYVEETFDNVNQSRYANFIPANGTALDVVEGVATSGAYGDGAETILDSYVRNTTVKTSSNTLRGDWHGDGWNVSGQVGATRSAGGADRIYGLTFRGNGAYDYAIDHRRVGVDYAVPPSDLEAMSVIGATVNRYPNLDKERYAQLDFDHDVDWGPITKLRAGVKATRHSTAQDMYYDSFPADPNTTLAAVYGGNTPGGYLDDLSVSDDMRHWPRQSPGALVDYVGGLPGSDTLAPSYGSSFDVVERNRAAYLQADFAGDNYRGNIGVRYVNTRDAIGGYQYDGSAYAPVRYTTSYGEWLPSLNVAYDLSDALILRFAAAKVIARPRYADLTPYVNADDNKLTASSGNPALDPYRSTNYGASLEWYFAPNSVLAGELFYRDISNYILQTVVQRPLHNNTYDREDIYEVTLPQNSGAAKVKGVSLSYQQELGGGFGVAANYTYSKAETQGDYNLPYNSKNSYNLSPYFEKGPWEARLTLGWRSAYFTQIGRLGANQMTDAFTQLDASVSYAITDKVKLQLEGSNLLDETYYSYVGQKSQPYYLYKNGRGYMLSVHFTL, from the coding sequence GTGAACCGCATCCGCCTCGCTCCCCTGGCCTTCGCCGTCGCCTGCGCCCTGGCCGCGCCCGCCGGCGCCCTCGCCCAGCAGACTCCCGTGCAACAGGGTGACGGCACCACGCCGCCCGAGAATGCCCCCGGCACCACCGCGCAAGCGCCGGCGGTGCAGGAACTGGACGCGGTCAAGGTCACCGGCTACCGCGCCAGCCTGCAGCAGGCGCTCAACGTGAAGCGCAATGCCGACGCGATCGTCGATGCGATCTCGGCCGAGGACGTGGGCAAGTTCCCGGCCGCCAACGTCGCCGAATCGCTGTCGCACCTGCCCGGCGTCAGCGTCGATCGCCAGTTCGGCGAAGGCGAGAAGGTCTCGATCCTGGGCACCGACCCGGCCTTGAACCGGGTGCTGCTCAACGGCCAGAGCATCGCCTCCACCAGTTGGGGCGGCGACCCGAACAATCCGGACAGCCGCTCGTTCAACTATTCGCTGTTGGCGCCGGAAGTGATCGGTAGCGCCGAGGTGTACAAGAGCCCGCAGGCCAGCATCGACGAAGGCAGCCTCGGCGGCACCGTGATCCTGCACACGCGCAAGCCGCTGGAGCTGGACAGCAACCTGCTGACCGGCAGCGTCAGCTACGGCTACAACGACCGCTCCAAGGACGGCAAGCCCAACGCCTCGCTGCTCTACAACTGGAAGAACGATGCCGGCACGCTCGGCGTGCTGGGGTCGGTGATGCATTCCGAACGCGTGCTGCGTCGTGATGGCGTGGAAATCTTCGGCTACAGCGACATCCAGGGCGCCGGCTTTCCCGACGCGGTGGCCGCCGGCAAGCAGGGCGTCTACCCCACCGCGATCAACAGCGCGCTGTTCACCCAGACCCGCAAGCGCGACGGCGTCACCGCCGCCTTGCAGTGGAAGCCCAACGACGCGTTCGAGCTGACCTATACCGGGCTGTACGTCGAGGAGACGTTCGACAACGTCAACCAGAGCCGCTACGCCAACTTCATCCCGGCCAACGGCACCGCGCTCGACGTGGTCGAGGGCGTCGCCACCTCCGGCGCCTATGGCGATGGCGCCGAAACCATCCTCGATTCCTACGTGCGCAACACCACGGTCAAGACCAGCAGCAACACCTTGCGCGGCGATTGGCACGGCGATGGCTGGAACGTCTCCGGCCAGGTCGGCGCGACCCGCTCGGCCGGCGGCGCCGACCGCATCTACGGCCTCACCTTCCGCGGCAACGGCGCCTACGACTACGCCATCGACCACCGCAGGGTCGGCGTGGACTACGCCGTGCCGCCGTCCGACCTGGAGGCCATGTCGGTGATCGGCGCCACCGTCAACCGCTATCCCAACCTGGACAAGGAGCGCTACGCGCAGTTGGACTTCGACCATGACGTGGACTGGGGGCCGATCACCAAGCTGCGCGCCGGGGTCAAGGCCACGCGCCACAGCACCGCGCAGGACATGTACTACGACAGCTTCCCCGCCGATCCGAACACCACGCTGGCTGCGGTGTATGGCGGCAACACGCCCGGCGGCTATCTGGACGACCTGTCGGTCAGCGACGACATGCGCCACTGGCCGCGGCAGAGCCCCGGCGCGCTGGTGGACTACGTCGGCGGCCTACCCGGCAGCGACACGCTCGCGCCCAGCTACGGCAGCAGCTTCGACGTGGTCGAGCGCAACCGCGCCGCCTACCTGCAGGCCGATTTCGCCGGCGACAACTACCGCGGCAACATCGGCGTGCGCTACGTCAACACCCGCGACGCGATTGGCGGCTACCAGTACGACGGCAGCGCCTACGCGCCGGTGCGCTACACCACCTCCTACGGCGAGTGGCTGCCGTCGCTGAACGTCGCCTACGACCTGTCCGATGCGCTGATCCTGCGCTTCGCCGCAGCCAAGGTGATCGCCCGCCCGCGCTATGCGGACCTGACGCCGTACGTCAACGCCGACGACAACAAGCTCACCGCCAGCAGCGGCAACCCGGCGCTGGATCCGTACCGCTCCACCAACTACGGCGCCTCGCTGGAATGGTATTTCGCGCCCAACAGCGTGCTGGCCGGCGAGCTGTTCTACCGCGACATCTCCAACTACATCCTGCAGACCGTGGTGCAGCGGCCGCTGCACAACAACACCTATGACCGCGAAGACATCTATGAGGTGACGCTGCCGCAGAATTCCGGCGCGGCCAAGGTCAAGGGCGTGTCGCTGAGCTACCAGCAGGAACTGGGCGGCGGCTTCGGCGTGGCGGCGAACTACACCTATTCCAAGGCCGAGACCCAGGGCGATTACAACCTGCCCTACAACTCCAAGAACAGCTACAACCTCAGCCCCTACTTCGAGAAGGGACCGTGGGAGGCGCGGCTGACCCTGGGCTGGCGCTCGGCCTACTTCACCCAGATCGGACGCCTGGGCGCGAACCAGATGACCGATGCGTTCACCCAGCTCGACGCGTCGGTGTCCTATGCGATCACCGACAAGGTCAAGCTGCAACTGGAAGGCAGCAATCTGCTCGACGAGACCTATTACAGCTACGTCGGCCAGAAGAGCCAGCCCTACTATCTGTACAAGAACGGACGCGGCTACATGCTCAGCGTGCATTTCACGCTGTAG
- a CDS encoding 16S rRNA (uracil(1498)-N(3))-methyltransferase — MRLTRCHVDLPLREGDDLSLPEDVSGHLLRVLRLREGDRCVLFNGDGCDYDAELLQVGKRGASARIGAARPADTESPLAITLLQGVARGEKMDLILQKATELGVAAIVPVWAERTEVKLDAARVDKRVAHWRSVVVSACEQSGRARVPQLSAPLALADAAAAVAGTPLKLTLDPQGEHRLRTLDLTGHAATIAIGPEGGWSPRDRATLQAAGFAGLRLGPRILRTETAGLAAIAALQAHGGDL, encoded by the coding sequence ATGCGCCTGACCCGCTGCCATGTGGATCTGCCGCTGCGCGAAGGCGACGACCTGAGCCTGCCCGAGGACGTGTCGGGGCATCTGCTGCGCGTGCTGCGGCTGCGCGAGGGCGACCGTTGCGTGCTGTTCAACGGCGACGGCTGCGACTACGACGCCGAGCTGCTGCAGGTCGGCAAGCGCGGCGCCAGCGCGCGAATCGGCGCGGCGCGGCCGGCCGACACCGAATCGCCGCTGGCGATCACCCTGCTGCAGGGCGTGGCGCGCGGCGAGAAGATGGACCTGATCCTGCAGAAGGCGACCGAACTGGGCGTCGCCGCGATCGTGCCGGTCTGGGCCGAACGCACCGAGGTGAAACTGGATGCCGCGCGCGTGGACAAGCGCGTGGCGCACTGGCGCAGCGTGGTGGTGTCGGCGTGCGAACAGTCCGGCCGCGCGCGCGTGCCGCAGCTGTCCGCGCCGCTGGCACTGGCCGACGCCGCCGCGGCGGTGGCCGGCACGCCGCTGAAGCTCACCCTCGATCCGCAAGGCGAACACCGGCTGCGCACGCTGGACCTCACCGGCCATGCCGCGACGATCGCGATCGGCCCGGAAGGCGGCTGGTCGCCGCGCGATCGCGCCACGCTGCAGGCCGCCGGCTTCGCCGGCCTGCGCCTGGGACCGCGCATCCTGCGCACCGAAACCGCGGGACTGGCGGCGATCGCCGCGCTGCAGGCGCATGGCGGCGACCTGTGA
- the bioA gene encoding adenosylmethionine--8-amino-7-oxononanoate transaminase, with protein MLTDLTPSQTAATWRQRDLAVLWHPCTQMREHPDTLPLLPIARGEGAWLIDHEGRRYLDAVSSWWTNLFGHGEPRIAAAIAAQATRLEQVMLAGFSHEPAVELAEQLLALAPRQEGRAPLAKVFYADNGSAGVEVALKMAFHYFRNRGENHRTRFVALENGYHGETIGALAVGDIPLYRRVYAPLLAEALFAPSPDAYLAAPGQTARERADAAADALADLFDRHPGEICAVILEPRLQCAGGMRMYDPAYLRRARELCDANGAFLIADEIATGFGRTGTLFACEQAGVMPDLLCLSKGLTGGFLPLSAVLATQHLYDAFLDDSRERAFLHSHSYTGNPLACAAALASLRILREDDVIARNRGTAETMRALSAPFAEHPHVADVRQAGMVVAFELTRDGDRRTPFPAAARIGLCAYRAALERGVVLRPLGDVLYWMPPYCVDDEQLTLLAETTLAAIDEAVACA; from the coding sequence ATGCTAACAGACCTGACCCCATCACAGACTGCCGCGACGTGGCGGCAACGCGACCTGGCGGTGCTGTGGCACCCCTGCACGCAAATGCGCGAGCATCCGGACACGCTGCCGCTGCTGCCGATCGCGCGCGGCGAAGGCGCCTGGCTGATCGATCACGAAGGCCGCCGCTACCTGGATGCCGTCAGCAGTTGGTGGACCAACCTGTTCGGCCACGGCGAACCGCGCATCGCCGCGGCCATCGCCGCCCAGGCCACGCGGCTGGAACAAGTGATGCTGGCCGGTTTCAGCCACGAGCCGGCGGTGGAACTGGCCGAACAGTTGCTGGCGCTGGCGCCGCGCCAGGAGGGGCGCGCGCCGCTGGCCAAGGTGTTCTATGCCGACAACGGCTCGGCCGGGGTCGAGGTGGCGCTGAAGATGGCGTTCCACTACTTCCGCAACCGCGGCGAGAACCACCGTACGCGCTTCGTCGCGCTGGAGAACGGCTATCACGGCGAGACCATCGGCGCGCTGGCGGTCGGCGACATCCCGCTGTACCGGCGGGTGTACGCGCCGCTGCTGGCCGAAGCGCTGTTCGCGCCCTCGCCCGACGCCTACCTGGCCGCGCCGGGGCAGACCGCGCGGGAGCGCGCCGACGCCGCCGCCGACGCGCTGGCCGACCTGTTCGACCGCCATCCGGGCGAGATCTGCGCAGTGATCCTGGAACCGCGCCTGCAGTGCGCCGGCGGCATGCGCATGTACGACCCGGCCTATTTGCGCCGGGCGCGCGAACTGTGCGACGCCAACGGCGCGTTCCTGATCGCCGATGAGATCGCCACCGGCTTCGGCCGCACCGGCACCCTGTTCGCCTGCGAGCAGGCCGGGGTGATGCCCGACCTGCTGTGCCTGTCCAAGGGCCTGACCGGGGGCTTCCTGCCGTTGTCGGCGGTGCTGGCCACGCAACACTTATATGACGCGTTCCTGGACGACAGCCGCGAGCGCGCCTTCCTGCACTCGCACAGCTACACCGGCAACCCGCTGGCCTGCGCGGCGGCGCTGGCGTCGCTGCGGATCCTGCGCGAGGACGACGTGATCGCGCGCAACCGCGGCACCGCCGAAACCATGCGCGCGTTGTCGGCACCGTTCGCCGAGCATCCGCACGTGGCCGACGTGCGCCAGGCCGGCATGGTGGTGGCCTTCGAACTCACCCGCGACGGCGACAGACGCACGCCCTTCCCCGCCGCCGCGCGGATCGGCCTGTGCGCCTACCGCGCCGCGCTGGAGCGTGGCGTGGTGCTGCGCCCGCTGGGCGACGTGCTGTACTGGATGCCGCCGTACTGCGTGGACGATGAGCAACTGACGCTGCTGGCCGAGACCACCCTGGCCGCGATCGACGAGGCCGTCGCATGCGCCTGA
- the nudE gene encoding ADP compounds hydrolase NudE gives MNRPLPIIHARRERSESAAERKVEELDLEFSNGERRVFHRLTTSGHGAVVVVPMLDAQTVLLVREYAAGVHRYELGLVKGRIDAGETPLQAADRELKEEAGYGARQLQVLRAMTLAPTYMSHQSWLVLAQDLYPEKLAGDEPEELEVVPWKLAELDQLMLREDFSEGRSLAALFIAREWLGRAG, from the coding sequence GTGAACCGTCCGTTGCCGATCATCCACGCGCGGCGCGAGCGCAGCGAGTCCGCCGCCGAGCGCAAGGTCGAGGAGCTGGACCTGGAATTCAGCAACGGCGAGCGCCGCGTGTTCCACCGCCTCACCACCTCCGGCCATGGCGCGGTGGTGGTGGTGCCGATGCTGGACGCGCAGACCGTGCTGCTGGTGCGCGAGTACGCCGCCGGCGTGCACCGCTACGAGCTGGGCCTGGTCAAGGGCCGCATCGACGCCGGCGAGACGCCGCTGCAGGCGGCCGACCGCGAACTCAAGGAAGAGGCCGGCTACGGTGCCCGCCAGTTGCAGGTGCTGCGCGCGATGACCCTGGCGCCCACCTACATGAGCCACCAGTCGTGGCTGGTGCTGGCGCAAGATCTCTATCCCGAAAAACTGGCCGGCGACGAGCCGGAGGAATTGGAAGTGGTGCCCTGGAAACTGGCTGAGCTGGATCAATTGATGTTGCGCGAGGATTTCTCCGAAGGGCGCTCGCTGGCGGCGCTGTTCATCGCCCGCGAATGGCTGGGCCGCGCCGGATGA
- the cysQ gene encoding 3'(2'),5'-bisphosphate nucleotidase CysQ translates to MIRITADLRETVIAIAIDAAAAIMAVYATGFEVEHKADASPLTQADLAAHRIIVEGLERLTPDLPVLSEESAQIPWAVREHWTSYWLVDPLDGTREFVKRNGEFSVNIALIHQGAPVFGVVQAPVDGRVWHAVRGEQAYRREGFRDTALATRRPATAPLRVAASRSHRDPRTDALLQRMGEIETLAQGSSLKFCRIAEGELDVYPRLGPTSEWDTAAGQCVLQSAGGALLAAATGKPFRYNRRESLLNGDFMALGDPSLPWRDWLG, encoded by the coding sequence ATGATCCGCATCACCGCAGACTTGCGCGAAACCGTCATCGCCATCGCCATCGACGCCGCCGCGGCGATCATGGCGGTCTACGCCACCGGCTTCGAGGTCGAGCACAAGGCCGACGCCAGCCCGCTGACCCAGGCCGACCTGGCCGCGCACCGGATCATCGTCGAGGGCCTGGAGCGGCTGACCCCGGACCTGCCGGTGCTGTCGGAGGAGTCGGCGCAGATCCCGTGGGCGGTGCGCGAGCACTGGACCAGCTACTGGCTGGTGGACCCGCTCGACGGCACCCGCGAGTTCGTCAAGCGCAACGGCGAGTTCAGCGTCAACATCGCCTTGATCCACCAGGGCGCGCCGGTGTTCGGCGTGGTCCAGGCGCCGGTCGATGGCCGCGTCTGGCATGCGGTGCGCGGTGAGCAGGCCTACCGCCGCGAGGGCTTCCGCGACACCGCGCTGGCCACGCGGCGCCCGGCCACCGCGCCGCTGCGGGTGGCGGCCAGCCGCTCGCATCGCGATCCGCGTACCGATGCGTTGCTGCAGCGCATGGGCGAGATCGAGACGCTGGCGCAGGGCTCGTCGCTGAAGTTCTGCCGCATCGCCGAAGGCGAACTGGACGTGTACCCGCGCCTCGGCCCGACCTCCGAATGGGACACCGCGGCCGGCCAGTGCGTGCTGCAGTCCGCCGGCGGCGCGCTGCTCGCCGCCGCGACCGGCAAGCCGTTCCGCTACAACCGCCGCGAATCGTTGCTCAACGGCGATTTCATGGCTCTGGGCGATCCGTCGCTGCCCTGGCGCGACTGGCTGGGCTGA
- the mazG gene encoding nucleoside triphosphate pyrophosphohydrolase, giving the protein MARLRDREHGCPWDLEQDFASIAAYTIEEAYEVADAIDRNDLGELKDELGDLLLQVVFHAQMAREQGAFGFDDVVAAICDKMVRRHPHVFGDSQVADAGQQTLNWEQIKRDERAAAGKTDASALAGIARGLPEWQRAVKLQARAARVGFDWPGPGPVLDKLQEELEEVRVEFARGAVQDNQARLQDEIGDLLFVCANLARHAQVDVGAALRHANQKFERRFRAMEQLAQREGGALDGLSLDQQEAYWQRAKAEERGAAG; this is encoded by the coding sequence ATGGCGCGCCTGCGCGATCGCGAGCACGGCTGCCCCTGGGATCTGGAGCAGGATTTCGCCAGCATCGCCGCCTACACCATCGAAGAAGCGTACGAGGTGGCCGACGCGATCGACCGCAACGACCTGGGCGAGTTGAAGGACGAACTCGGCGACCTGCTGCTGCAGGTGGTGTTCCATGCGCAGATGGCGCGCGAGCAGGGCGCGTTCGGCTTCGACGACGTGGTCGCCGCAATCTGCGACAAGATGGTGCGCCGGCATCCGCACGTGTTCGGCGACAGCCAGGTCGCCGACGCCGGGCAGCAGACATTGAACTGGGAGCAGATCAAGCGCGACGAGCGTGCCGCGGCTGGCAAGACCGACGCCTCCGCGCTGGCCGGGATCGCGCGTGGCCTGCCCGAATGGCAGCGCGCGGTAAAACTGCAGGCGCGCGCGGCGCGGGTCGGCTTCGACTGGCCCGGTCCCGGCCCGGTGTTGGACAAGCTGCAGGAGGAGTTGGAGGAAGTGCGCGTGGAGTTCGCGCGCGGCGCGGTGCAGGACAACCAGGCACGGCTGCAGGACGAGATCGGCGATCTGCTGTTCGTTTGCGCCAATCTCGCGCGTCACGCGCAGGTCGATGTCGGCGCTGCACTGCGTCATGCCAACCAGAAATTCGAACGCCGCTTCCGCGCGATGGAGCAGTTGGCGCAGCGCGAGGGCGGCGCACTGGATGGATTGTCGCTGGACCAGCAGGAGGCGTACTGGCAGCGCGCCAAGGCCGAGGAGCGCGGCGCGGCCGGATGA
- a CDS encoding YnfA family protein, whose protein sequence is MKTLLLFVLTALAEIVGCYLPYLWLREQGSAWLLLPAGASLAAFVWLLSLHPEASGRVYAAYGGVYIAVALLWLWAVQSIRPTRWDLLGAGLCLLGMAVIMFAPRQG, encoded by the coding sequence ATGAAGACGCTGCTGCTGTTCGTGCTGACCGCCCTGGCCGAGATCGTCGGCTGCTATCTGCCGTACCTGTGGCTGCGCGAACAGGGCAGCGCCTGGCTGTTGCTGCCGGCCGGCGCCAGCCTGGCCGCGTTCGTGTGGTTGCTGAGCCTGCATCCGGAGGCCAGCGGCCGCGTCTACGCCGCCTACGGCGGCGTCTACATCGCGGTGGCGCTGCTGTGGCTGTGGGCGGTGCAATCGATCCGGCCCACGCGCTGGGACCTGCTCGGCGCCGGCCTGTGCCTGCTGGGCATGGCGGTGATCATGTTCGCACCGCGGCAGGGCTGA
- a CDS encoding Mpo1-like protein, which yields MRRFASFRAFYPFYLSEHRHPLSRRLHFVGSAAVLLVVLLALCTGQPRWLWAAPVCGYGCAWAGHFFFEKNRPATFRHPLYSFAGDWVMFKDMLLGRIRW from the coding sequence ATGCGCCGTTTCGCCAGCTTCCGCGCGTTCTATCCGTTTTATTTGAGCGAGCACCGCCATCCGCTGTCGCGGCGGCTGCACTTCGTCGGCAGCGCTGCGGTGCTGCTGGTCGTGCTGCTGGCGCTGTGCACCGGCCAGCCACGCTGGCTGTGGGCGGCGCCGGTGTGCGGCTACGGCTGCGCCTGGGCCGGGCATTTCTTCTTCGAGAAGAACCGTCCGGCCACCTTCCGCCATCCGCTGTACTCGTTCGCCGGCGACTGGGTCATGTTCAAGGACATGCTGCTCGGCCGCATCCGCTGGTGA
- a CDS encoding SPFH domain-containing protein, translating into MPSTFFLALVLLVAGVIVLFKTVRMVPQGFQWTVERFGRYTHTLSPGLHFLIPVVYGVGRKVNMMEQVLDVPSQDVITKDNAVVRVDGVVFFQVLDAAKAAYEVSNLEIATIALVQTNIRTVIGSMDLDESLSQRETINAQLLNVVDHATNPWGIKVTRIEIRDIQPPRDLVDAMARQMKAEREKRAQILEAEGSRQSEILRAEGEKQAAVLEAEGRKEAAFRDAEARERLAEAEARATAMVSKAIAEGDVQAINYFIAQKYVEAFKELATAPNQKFVLMPMESSGIIGSIAGISELAREALGKQQSAPPAVPRGMPPRSGA; encoded by the coding sequence ATGCCATCCACCTTCTTCCTCGCGCTGGTTCTGCTGGTCGCCGGCGTGATCGTGCTGTTCAAGACCGTGCGCATGGTGCCGCAGGGTTTCCAGTGGACGGTGGAGCGGTTCGGCCGCTACACCCACACCCTGTCGCCGGGCCTGCATTTCCTGATCCCGGTGGTCTACGGGGTGGGGCGCAAGGTCAACATGATGGAGCAGGTGCTGGATGTGCCCAGCCAGGACGTCATCACCAAGGACAACGCGGTGGTGCGCGTGGACGGCGTGGTGTTCTTCCAGGTACTGGACGCGGCCAAGGCGGCGTATGAGGTATCGAATCTGGAGATCGCCACCATCGCGCTGGTGCAGACCAACATCCGTACCGTGATCGGCTCGATGGACCTGGACGAGTCGCTGAGCCAGCGCGAGACCATCAACGCGCAGTTGTTGAACGTGGTCGACCATGCCACCAACCCGTGGGGCATCAAGGTCACCCGCATTGAGATCCGCGACATCCAGCCGCCGCGCGACCTGGTCGATGCGATGGCGCGGCAGATGAAGGCCGAGCGCGAGAAGCGCGCGCAGATCCTCGAGGCCGAGGGCTCGCGGCAGTCGGAGATCCTGCGCGCCGAGGGCGAGAAGCAGGCGGCGGTGCTGGAGGCCGAAGGCCGCAAGGAGGCCGCGTTCCGCGACGCCGAGGCGCGCGAGCGCCTGGCCGAGGCCGAAGCGCGCGCCACCGCGATGGTGTCCAAGGCGATCGCCGAAGGCGACGTGCAGGCGATCAACTACTTCATCGCGCAGAAGTATGTGGAGGCGTTCAAGGAACTGGCCACCGCGCCGAACCAGAAGTTCGTGCTGATGCCGATGGAGTCCAGCGGCATCATCGGCTCGATCGCGGGCATCTCCGAGCTGGCCCGCGAGGCGCTGGGCAAGCAGCAGTCCGCGCCGCCGGCGGTGCCGCGCGGCATGCCGCCGCGCAGCGGAGCCTGA
- a CDS encoding NfeD family protein, with the protein MRAEVVAWGALTLLLFAAEALAPGAFMLWMGFAAAAVFLAVLVLPDMSLLLQVGAFVVLSFVSIQVYRTWFRKRDRVSDQPLLNRRAEQLIGRVVTLDQPIHGGRGRAKVDDAFWVVGGPELPAGSAVRIVGVDGMTLLVEAE; encoded by the coding sequence GTGCGCGCGGAGGTGGTGGCGTGGGGCGCGCTGACCTTGCTGCTGTTCGCGGCCGAAGCGCTGGCGCCGGGCGCCTTCATGCTGTGGATGGGGTTCGCCGCCGCGGCGGTGTTCCTCGCGGTGCTGGTGCTGCCGGATATGTCGCTGCTGCTGCAGGTCGGCGCGTTCGTGGTGCTGAGCTTCGTTTCGATCCAGGTGTACCGCACCTGGTTCCGCAAGCGCGATCGGGTCAGCGACCAGCCGCTGCTCAACCGCCGCGCCGAGCAACTGATCGGGCGCGTGGTGACGCTGGACCAGCCGATCCACGGCGGCCGCGGCCGCGCCAAGGTTGACGACGCGTTCTGGGTCGTCGGTGGTCCCGAACTGCCCGCGGGCAGCGCGGTGCGCATCGTCGGCGTGGACGGGATGACGCTGCTCGTCGAGGCGGAGTGA